The Armatimonadota bacterium genome includes a window with the following:
- a CDS encoding NAD-dependent nucleoside diphosphate-sugar epimerase/dehydratase: MNIGVTGATGFVGSHLCRLLVERGHRVTALVRPGSTRARPSGGGVRFAEGDITRPETLPAAFQGCDVVVNLVGIIRETRDQTFERIHAEGAAAVALAAREAGVRRLVHMSAVGTRPHAPSAYHRTKWLGEEAVRASGLEWVILRPSLIFGIGDGFTTTMIDLVRRAPVIPVIGSGTNLMQPIAVEDVCAAFASSAEEDCHCGQTYELGGPEQITYEQIVRMVARELGVRRPFVHLPVWMMMPLAGVLSRLSARFPLTPDQIRMLQEDNVAQPNHALTVFGLELMRFEDGLKRIVASVVGGRAA, from the coding sequence ATGAACATCGGGGTCACAGGAGCGACAGGCTTTGTGGGGAGTCATCTGTGCCGACTGCTGGTCGAACGCGGGCACAGGGTGACCGCGCTCGTGCGTCCCGGATCAACCCGCGCGCGCCCGTCCGGCGGCGGGGTCCGCTTCGCGGAGGGAGATATCACCCGTCCGGAAACGCTTCCCGCGGCCTTCCAGGGCTGCGACGTGGTGGTCAACCTGGTGGGCATCATACGCGAGACGCGGGATCAGACCTTCGAGCGCATCCACGCGGAAGGCGCGGCTGCCGTGGCTCTCGCTGCCAGAGAGGCCGGAGTGCGCCGTCTCGTCCATATGAGCGCCGTCGGCACGCGGCCGCATGCTCCCAGTGCCTATCACCGCACCAAGTGGCTGGGTGAGGAGGCTGTCCGCGCAAGCGGTCTGGAATGGGTCATCCTGCGGCCCTCGCTTATCTTTGGGATCGGGGATGGGTTCACCACGACGATGATAGATCTGGTGCGCCGCGCGCCGGTCATTCCCGTCATCGGATCAGGGACCAATCTCATGCAACCCATCGCCGTGGAGGATGTCTGCGCCGCCTTTGCCTCCAGCGCGGAGGAGGATTGCCACTGCGGTCAGACCTATGAGCTGGGCGGCCCGGAGCAGATCACATACGAGCAGATCGTCAGAATGGTGGCGCGCGAGCTGGGAGTGCGGCGGCCCTTTGTGCATCTGCCGGTATGGATGATGATGCCACTGGCAGGCGTGCTCTCGCGCTTAAGTGCCCGCTTTCCGCTGACGCCGGACCAGATCAGAATGCTTCAGGAAGATAATGTGGCGCAGCCCAATCATGCGCTTACGGTATTCGGTCTGGAGCTGATGCGGTTTGAAGATGGGTTGAAGAGGATCGTTGCGTCGGTGGTGGGGGGGAGAGCGGCATGA
- a CDS encoding ATPase has protein sequence MIAEREESTTRAPSGAQLAQVGRVVATEPKPNTAYEFHFWTAPGSPVGIGTLVVVLAENVEVYGVVVEGWSYTDVASAMHDYIGLDGDPAMEAMTRRPEIRCYTAAVLRREPEEPVQPVPGGPVYLADDLCVRRALRMDAYADRTGVAVGAYQNGELLAPVYLDADFLLGPEAAHVTLTGVSGLATKTSTIEFLLQSIFAARDDVACVCFNVKGHDMLFLDFPAEAEPGSPLEERYRDLGITPLTEADRALYNVLGVPCQAFEKVEYYAPYREDGFNLNTLRTNPEVTGNVHPLAWGLQDIMEFAEVVLSRDDVDAKADALIQYINQKVIGAKDGYNIGDGKAAIYVRTFADLEEWFRRVFDYMEAGDNGRGMEQYRSHHYQTIRKVHNRLTNLITRYKGLLTPREERHDLPWGDFKPRTIYVVDIASMDQQGQDLVVTRVVSKLREHLERKALGVDRCIVVVDELNKYAPSDGPETNLKRTLLDISERGRYIGLVLFSAQQFRSQVHKRVVGNCGTSIYGRMDMDELATPGYQVLTRAEREKLATLSKGQLMVRHPHFSQAIFVKFPRPNVLRGSDGVRLFPPAEPVELEEAIFREFSRMDATLQRNQVREALKGADRDAALEAFNRVRLRGSSDPVSDFQKFIRKKAKLEEPEPVPRGFGAPPPASGDDPFAD, from the coding sequence ATGATTGCTGAACGGGAGGAGAGCACTACACGCGCGCCGTCCGGGGCTCAACTGGCTCAGGTGGGTCGCGTGGTAGCCACCGAGCCTAAGCCCAACACCGCATACGAGTTCCATTTCTGGACAGCTCCCGGCTCGCCGGTGGGCATTGGTACTCTTGTGGTGGTCCTGGCTGAGAACGTAGAGGTTTACGGCGTAGTCGTGGAAGGCTGGTCTTATACCGATGTGGCCAGCGCCATGCATGATTACATCGGGCTGGACGGAGACCCGGCGATGGAAGCCATGACTCGTCGTCCGGAGATCCGCTGCTATACCGCGGCTGTGCTCCGAAGGGAGCCCGAGGAGCCGGTGCAGCCCGTTCCCGGCGGTCCGGTATATCTGGCGGATGATCTCTGCGTGCGCCGCGCGCTCCGGATGGACGCCTATGCGGACCGCACGGGAGTGGCTGTGGGCGCTTACCAGAACGGCGAACTGCTGGCGCCGGTGTATCTGGACGCGGACTTCCTGCTGGGGCCAGAAGCGGCACACGTGACCCTGACGGGTGTGTCCGGTCTGGCCACCAAGACCAGCACCATCGAGTTCCTTCTGCAGAGCATCTTCGCCGCGCGTGATGATGTCGCATGTGTGTGCTTCAACGTCAAGGGACACGACATGCTGTTCCTTGACTTCCCGGCGGAGGCGGAGCCGGGCTCGCCACTGGAGGAGCGCTACCGCGACCTGGGAATCACTCCGCTGACCGAGGCCGACCGCGCCCTCTACAACGTGCTGGGCGTCCCCTGCCAAGCATTCGAGAAGGTTGAGTATTATGCGCCCTACCGGGAAGACGGTTTCAACCTGAACACCCTGCGCACCAACCCGGAGGTGACGGGCAATGTGCATCCTCTGGCTTGGGGGCTGCAGGACATCATGGAGTTCGCCGAGGTAGTCCTGAGCCGCGACGATGTGGACGCCAAGGCGGACGCGCTGATCCAGTACATCAACCAGAAGGTCATCGGGGCGAAGGACGGCTACAACATCGGCGACGGCAAAGCGGCCATCTATGTGCGCACCTTCGCCGACCTGGAGGAGTGGTTCCGCCGCGTCTTCGATTACATGGAAGCCGGTGACAATGGCAGGGGAATGGAGCAGTACCGCAGCCACCACTACCAGACCATCCGAAAGGTTCACAATCGCCTGACGAACCTGATCACTCGCTACAAGGGGCTGCTCACCCCGCGCGAGGAGCGCCACGACCTCCCGTGGGGAGACTTCAAACCGCGGACCATCTACGTGGTGGATATCGCCAGCATGGACCAGCAGGGGCAGGATCTGGTGGTGACGCGGGTGGTGTCCAAACTCCGGGAGCATCTTGAGCGGAAAGCCCTGGGGGTGGATCGTTGCATCGTGGTGGTGGACGAGTTGAACAAGTACGCACCCAGCGACGGGCCGGAGACCAATCTGAAGCGGACTCTACTGGACATCTCTGAGCGCGGGCGCTACATCGGGCTGGTTCTGTTCAGCGCACAGCAGTTCCGTAGCCAGGTGCACAAACGCGTGGTCGGCAACTGCGGCACCTCTATCTACGGCCGTATGGACATGGACGAGCTGGCCACTCCGGGCTATCAGGTCCTGACGCGGGCGGAGCGTGAGAAGCTGGCCACGCTCTCCAAAGGGCAACTGATGGTGCGCCATCCCCATTTCAGCCAGGCCATTTTCGTGAAGTTCCCGCGACCCAACGTGCTGCGAGGTTCTGACGGGGTGCGATTGTTCCCGCCCGCGGAGCCCGTGGAGCTGGAAGAGGCCATCTTCCGTGAGTTCAGCCGGATGGATGCCACCCTCCAGCGCAACCAGGTGCGCGAGGCGCTGAAGGGTGCGGATCGCGATGCCGCTCTGGAGGCGTTCAACAGGGTGCGGTTGAGAGGCTCATCGGACCCGGTATCGGATTTCCAGAAGTTCATCAGGAAGAAGGCGAAGCTGGAGGAGCCGGAGCCGGTTCCGCGCGGTTTTGGCGCGCCCCCTCCCGCTAGCGGAGATGACCCGTTTGCGGATTGA
- a CDS encoding double-stranded DNA repair protein Rad50 — protein sequence MRLLSLRLLNFRQYRQAEIRFQDGITAIVGRNGAGKTTLLEAIAWTLYGQKAIQRMDRGKAETIKSRGAGARDHTECELAFELGGQRLTVVRRMDGAALLVEGQTQDTGTENVTRSVTRRLGMDPQAFFTSFFTGQKDLAFLRDVSSRKREEYVGRLLGYERLTRAREMANQEKLAVAREMDALSRGAGDLEEAKQRRKEAEERLQAALEEQKSARGQLERAQETAQQVEPEKKQSEEAERRHRELQKEVDILNSRLQAARERIGRLREELGKAASARSELEKLQPLVEEYERLRSRNEELNELEKADAERRSLEREAQSLRADIEETQAKLADLSARSGRLAALQERLASLRQEIETLQSALERRREERMRQAAEVRAARDSARQRAAELGEHLEQLLKAGPDGVCPTCERPLREEFERVTSRMRSEQQEALRVAGDLEQKLAGLEGAADPLETAKLAELQKEFETVSREDCEAQAAATEESGQRQRLQKLRQRLEEIENRREQLPSGFDPQEREKVRARGSELRPLRDKALSLRTEADRVVELEKDLQQEEAGQKDLSNLLESRRRDLEELNFSPEKHAAVISRWEQVSAALQTARERLARADGDVSGAQTVLENARREEAACRQRQKLLEEKRSQHRHLETLSQKFDELRSRLNSQIRPGLSERASQLITALTDGRYSQVDLDEEYTPRLFDDGEFKPVISGGEEDILHLSLRLAISQMIAERAGLDMGLLVLDEVFGSLDESRRDSVLSLLQNLKGAFPQILLITHIETIHDMVDRCIWVEYDAARQTSVVRESLEMPLEGLPGGTEPALALE from the coding sequence ATGAGGCTGTTATCGCTCCGTTTGCTGAATTTCCGGCAGTACCGGCAGGCCGAGATCCGATTCCAGGATGGCATCACGGCCATCGTGGGACGCAACGGCGCAGGCAAGACGACGCTTCTGGAAGCCATAGCCTGGACACTCTACGGCCAGAAGGCCATCCAGAGGATGGACAGGGGAAAGGCGGAGACCATCAAGAGTCGGGGTGCCGGAGCCAGAGACCACACGGAGTGTGAGCTGGCTTTCGAACTGGGCGGCCAGCGCCTCACGGTGGTCCGTCGGATGGACGGCGCAGCGCTGCTGGTCGAGGGCCAGACCCAGGACACGGGCACGGAGAATGTCACCCGGTCGGTTACCCGGCGGCTGGGAATGGATCCGCAGGCGTTTTTCACCAGCTTCTTCACCGGACAGAAGGATCTTGCATTCCTGCGGGACGTCTCCAGTCGCAAACGCGAGGAGTATGTCGGACGTCTGCTGGGTTACGAGCGCCTGACCCGCGCTCGCGAGATGGCCAATCAGGAGAAGCTGGCCGTGGCGCGCGAGATGGATGCCCTGTCGCGCGGCGCGGGAGATCTGGAGGAGGCGAAACAGCGACGGAAGGAAGCCGAAGAGCGGCTGCAGGCCGCCCTGGAGGAGCAGAAGTCGGCCCGCGGGCAGCTTGAACGGGCACAGGAGACGGCGCAGCAAGTTGAGCCGGAGAAGAAGCAGTCCGAAGAGGCGGAGCGCAGGCACCGGGAACTGCAGAAGGAGGTGGACATCCTGAACAGCCGCCTGCAGGCGGCGCGCGAGCGGATTGGGCGCCTGCGGGAGGAACTGGGCAAAGCCGCATCGGCCCGGAGCGAACTGGAGAAACTGCAGCCTCTGGTGGAAGAGTATGAGCGGCTTCGTTCCCGCAACGAGGAATTGAACGAGCTTGAGAAGGCCGATGCCGAGCGCCGGTCTCTGGAGCGGGAAGCGCAGTCGTTGCGGGCGGATATCGAGGAGACGCAGGCGAAGCTGGCGGATCTGTCGGCTCGCTCTGGCCGGCTGGCCGCCTTGCAGGAGCGCCTCGCATCGTTGCGGCAGGAGATCGAGACACTCCAGTCTGCGTTGGAGCGCCGGCGCGAGGAGCGTATGCGGCAGGCTGCGGAAGTCCGCGCGGCAAGAGATTCCGCCAGACAGCGCGCGGCGGAGCTGGGGGAGCATCTGGAACAGCTTCTGAAGGCCGGCCCCGACGGAGTCTGTCCCACCTGCGAGCGCCCTCTGCGGGAAGAGTTCGAGCGCGTGACATCGCGTATGCGCTCCGAGCAGCAGGAAGCGCTGCGGGTGGCGGGTGATCTGGAGCAGAAGCTTGCCGGACTGGAGGGCGCAGCGGACCCGCTGGAGACGGCGAAGCTCGCAGAGCTCCAGAAGGAGTTTGAGACTGTTTCGCGCGAGGATTGCGAGGCGCAGGCCGCGGCGACCGAGGAGAGTGGCCAGCGGCAGAGGCTGCAGAAGCTCCGGCAACGTCTGGAGGAGATCGAAAATCGCCGGGAGCAGCTGCCGTCCGGCTTCGACCCACAGGAACGGGAGAAGGTGCGCGCCCGGGGCTCGGAACTTCGGCCTCTGCGGGACAAAGCGCTTTCTCTAAGGACCGAAGCGGATCGCGTCGTGGAGCTGGAGAAAGATCTTCAACAGGAGGAGGCCGGACAGAAGGATCTTTCGAACCTGCTGGAATCCCGGCGCAGAGATCTTGAGGAACTGAACTTCTCCCCGGAAAAGCATGCTGCGGTCATCAGCCGGTGGGAACAGGTATCGGCGGCCCTTCAGACCGCGCGCGAGCGGCTAGCCCGCGCGGATGGAGACGTTTCCGGCGCGCAGACCGTTCTGGAGAACGCCCGGCGCGAGGAGGCTGCCTGCCGGCAGCGCCAAAAGCTCCTGGAAGAAAAGCGCTCGCAGCATCGCCATCTGGAGACCCTGTCTCAGAAGTTCGATGAGCTCCGCAGTCGCCTGAACAGCCAGATCCGCCCCGGCCTTTCCGAGCGGGCCAGCCAGCTCATCACCGCCCTTACGGATGGAAGATACTCCCAGGTGGATCTGGACGAGGAATACACCCCCCGTTTGTTCGACGACGGGGAGTTCAAACCGGTCATCTCAGGCGGGGAGGAAGACATCCTTCACCTGTCCCTGCGGCTGGCCATCTCCCAGATGATTGCTGAGCGCGCCGGGCTGGACATGGGTCTGTTGGTGCTGGACGAGGTGTTCGGGTCGCTGGACGAGTCCCGGCGCGACAGTGTGCTTTCCCTGCTGCAGAATCTGAAAGGGGCGTTTCCGCAGATCCTGCTTATCACCCACATCGAGACCATTCACGACATGGTGGACCGGTGCATCTGGGTGGAGTATGATGCAGCCAGGCAGACCAGTGTGGTGCGCGAGTCTCTGGAAATGCCTCTTGAAGGGTTACCTGGGGGGACGGAGCCCGCGCTGGCGCTGGAGTAG
- a CDS encoding putative polyprenyl synthetase, with the protein MSVQMNRIACFREALAAFKEPFDQWLERYLDGRARFCRECSPDLEHLAAVLKDFSLRPGKRLRPFLVVWGSRAVRDLPDEQILPVAAAAEMLHVFALAHDDVMDCSDTRRGLPTIHRLFEAIHGERSLRGSSSQFGLSGAILLGDYALALSDMLIDSSPLPVERTLALRGVWDRMREEVILGQFMDVAASCSSVPAPEETIHRILSLKSGKYTLERPLHLGVAAAGGGADLFGVFSRYGEPLGRAFQIQDDILGMFGSPEVTGKPADSDIREGKSTLLISRAFQRASSAEREAILAAWGSADAPADAIQQVREIVRGTGALEEARAAARRAADQAVAALEGASLPAEVREVLLGLAEFVLDRDA; encoded by the coding sequence ATGAGTGTTCAGATGAATCGCATCGCCTGCTTCAGGGAGGCGCTGGCTGCTTTCAAAGAACCGTTCGATCAATGGCTGGAGCGGTATTTGGACGGCCGGGCGCGGTTCTGCCGTGAGTGCTCGCCGGACCTCGAGCACCTCGCCGCGGTCCTGAAAGACTTCAGCCTTCGCCCGGGAAAGCGGCTGCGGCCTTTCCTGGTGGTGTGGGGCAGCCGGGCGGTGCGCGATCTGCCGGACGAGCAGATCCTGCCCGTCGCCGCCGCCGCCGAGATGCTCCACGTCTTTGCTCTGGCCCACGATGATGTAATGGACTGCTCCGACACCCGCCGTGGCCTTCCCACCATCCACCGCCTGTTCGAGGCCATTCACGGGGAACGCTCGCTGCGCGGTTCCTCCTCCCAGTTCGGGCTGTCGGGAGCCATCCTGCTGGGAGATTATGCCCTGGCGCTCTCCGATATGCTGATCGATTCCAGCCCGCTGCCCGTCGAGCGAACACTCGCTCTGCGCGGCGTGTGGGACCGGATGCGGGAAGAGGTCATCCTGGGGCAGTTCATGGACGTGGCCGCGTCCTGCTCCTCTGTCCCCGCGCCGGAGGAGACCATTCACCGAATCCTCAGCTTGAAGTCCGGCAAGTACACCCTGGAACGGCCGCTCCATCTTGGGGTGGCCGCGGCGGGTGGCGGCGCGGATCTGTTCGGGGTTTTCTCCCGCTACGGCGAGCCCCTCGGCCGGGCTTTCCAGATCCAGGACGATATTCTGGGGATGTTTGGTTCGCCGGAAGTGACGGGCAAGCCTGCGGATTCCGACATCCGCGAGGGCAAGTCCACACTGCTCATCTCCCGCGCCTTCCAGCGGGCCTCTTCCGCTGAACGGGAGGCCATTCTGGCCGCGTGGGGGAGCGCGGATGCGCCGGCGGATGCCATCCAGCAAGTGCGTGAGATCGTCCGCGGCACCGGCGCCCTGGAGGAAGCGCGTGCGGCGGCCCGGCGGGCGGCGGACCAGGCCGTGGCTGCGCTGGAAGGAGCATCCCTGCCCGCCGAGGTCCGTGAAGTGCTGCTTGGCCTGGCGGAGTTTGTTCTGGACCGCGACGCCTGA